A window from Patescibacteria group bacterium encodes these proteins:
- a CDS encoding methyltransferase domain-containing protein, with the protein MAYIPTGKELIDPFKVLEEADTRAGMKVADFGCGTIGHYVFPASRLVGPSGKVYAVDILKSVLGGIQGRIKLETANNVETIWGDLERPKGVSIPDGELDIGLLINNLFMSRHREAMMSECVRTVRSGGKFVVIDWKPTGPAFGPDQASRISAEEARKLAEAAGLVFLKAFEPGRYHYGLLFTKP; encoded by the coding sequence ATGGCCTACATACCCACGGGCAAAGAACTCATCGATCCTTTCAAGGTCCTGGAGGAAGCGGATACGCGCGCCGGGATGAAGGTCGCTGATTTCGGTTGCGGCACCATCGGCCATTATGTTTTTCCGGCCTCGCGTCTGGTCGGTCCGTCGGGAAAAGTTTACGCGGTCGACATCCTGAAGTCCGTGCTCGGCGGCATCCAGGGCCGCATCAAACTGGAGACGGCCAATAACGTCGAGACGATCTGGGGCGATCTGGAAAGGCCCAAGGGCGTCAGTATTCCTGACGGCGAATTGGACATCGGTCTGCTCATCAATAATCTTTTCATGTCGCGCCATCGGGAGGCGATGATGAGCGAGTGTGTCCGGACCGTGCGCTCGGGCGGCAAGTTCGTCGTGATCGATTGGAAACCGACGGGGCCGGCGTTCGGTCCTGATCAAGCCTCCCGCATCAGCGCCGAGGAAGCCCGAAAATTGGCGGAAGCCGCCGGCTTGGTGTTTTTGAAGGCGTTCGAGCCGGGTCGTTATCATTACGGCCTGCTTTTCACCAAGCCGTGA
- a CDS encoding diacylglycerol kinase family protein produces MYFYIYDSFISDRKYERVMAAVEIALTDLGITGKIGRLTPFTNARGLVRDETRRGAKTIVAVGNDETVSQVVAGLGDADVTLGLIPIGQPNSIAKSLGIPPGAEACEVLSRRVIQKIDLGKINGQYFLWQVVIPPGRYTVEGEGDYRISSVDSECEIVVSNIRSAELALRGPAALRHPGDPQDGRLDMLMIPKRSGGFLGGRGKNEEAGLIPLRRLKVSSDEPFTVVVDGRKTEYREALIEIAPSRLKVVTGKERLFAA; encoded by the coding sequence ATGTATTTCTATATTTACGACAGCTTCATCAGCGACCGGAAATACGAGCGCGTCATGGCGGCCGTGGAGATCGCTCTGACCGATCTCGGCATCACCGGCAAGATCGGCCGGCTGACGCCGTTCACCAATGCGCGCGGCCTTGTTCGCGATGAGACGCGCCGCGGCGCCAAGACGATCGTCGCCGTCGGCAACGACGAGACCGTCTCGCAGGTCGTGGCCGGTCTTGGCGACGCCGACGTCACTTTGGGACTCATTCCCATCGGCCAGCCGAATTCCATCGCCAAGTCGCTCGGCATTCCGCCGGGCGCCGAGGCTTGCGAGGTTTTGTCGCGTCGCGTCATCCAGAAGATCGACCTGGGCAAGATCAATGGCCAGTATTTTTTGTGGCAGGTGGTCATACCTCCGGGACGTTATACCGTCGAGGGCGAGGGCGATTACCGGATCTCCTCGGTCGATTCCGAGTGTGAGATCGTGGTGAGCAATATCCGCAGCGCCGAACTCGCCCTGCGCGGTCCGGCCGCTCTCAGGCATCCCGGCGATCCTCAGGATGGGCGTCTGGATATGCTCATGATCCCGAAGCGGTCCGGCGGATTTTTGGGCGGTCGCGGCAAGAACGAGGAAGCCGGACTGATACCGCTCCGCCGGCTGAAGGTCTCGAGCGACGAACCGTTCACTGTCGTGGTCGACGGCCGCAAGACCGAATATCGCGAAGCCTTGATCGAGATCGCTCCGTCCAGGCTGAAGGTCGTTACGGGCAAGGAGCGGTTGTTCGCGGCGTGA
- a CDS encoding YraN family protein, with amino-acid sequence MKRNAWLNIFPERIADPASARSALGWNGEALAADYLEASGYRILARNWRGGGMNSEELDLVAMEGSEVVFVEVKTRRGREFGYPEEAVTAGKRERLRRAAHGYLRSRGLSRAGFRIDIIAIGPPVRGGRAALRHIRRAVEEAD; translated from the coding sequence ATGAAAAGAAACGCCTGGCTAAATATCTTCCCGGAGCGAATCGCTGATCCCGCGAGCGCCCGCTCGGCTCTCGGTTGGAACGGCGAGGCTTTGGCTGCTGATTATCTGGAAGCGTCCGGTTACCGCATCCTGGCTCGCAACTGGCGCGGCGGCGGCATGAATTCAGAAGAACTCGACCTCGTGGCCATGGAAGGCAGCGAGGTCGTTTTTGTCGAGGTCAAGACCAGACGTGGTCGCGAGTTCGGATATCCCGAGGAGGCGGTCACGGCCGGCAAGCGGGAGCGGTTGCGGCGGGCGGCTCACGGTTATTTGCGGTCTCGCGGATTGAGTCGCGCCGGTTTTCGCATTGACATCATCGCGATCGGTCCGCCGGTCCGCGGCGGCAGGGCGGCTCTGCGGCACATTCGCCGCGCCGTCGAAGAGGCGGATTGA